A window of Planctomycetaceae bacterium contains these coding sequences:
- a CDS encoding Trx7/PDZ domain-containing (seleno)protein: MHRILLAFVLILSLTSEVSAQKKSREEKVREDKARVTEEGFWIYNDLPAAFEQAKQTGKPILVVLRCLPCEECVKLDDELVDQDPVIRPLLEKFVCVRQVSTNGLDLSVFQYDTDQSFAVFMLNADKTIYGRFGTRSHRTEWFGDVSLPGLAEALKGALALHADYPANKSSLTGKTGPAPLFASPEKFPSLKDRFTDSLNYKGDVVKSCIHCHQIGDAIRDHYRATGEPIPESVLFPYPHPKSIGLILNPEVKSEVKSVEPSSLAEAAGFQANDDIVSLNNQPILSIADVQWVLHSVPPEGGMVSATVNRGGKPVNLTLSLPQHWRRMGDISWRVSSWGLRRMATGGMRLATVESTERSRLNLANGKMALKVTHVGQYGAHATAKKAGFRVDDVIIQVDQRDDLLTETDLMLYGCTEKKAGESVRVTILRNGQKKTLQLPMQG, from the coding sequence ATGCATCGAATTCTGCTCGCTTTCGTACTGATCCTGAGCCTGACATCTGAAGTGTCAGCTCAAAAGAAGTCGCGCGAAGAAAAAGTGCGCGAGGACAAAGCACGCGTCACTGAAGAAGGTTTCTGGATATACAACGATCTTCCAGCCGCATTTGAGCAGGCAAAGCAAACGGGCAAACCAATCCTGGTTGTTCTGCGTTGCCTGCCGTGCGAAGAATGCGTGAAACTGGATGACGAACTTGTTGATCAGGACCCCGTCATTCGCCCCTTGCTGGAAAAATTTGTCTGTGTTCGTCAGGTATCCACAAACGGGCTCGACCTGTCGGTCTTCCAGTACGATACAGACCAGTCATTCGCTGTATTCATGCTGAATGCCGACAAGACGATCTATGGTCGCTTCGGGACGCGTTCGCATCGCACTGAATGGTTTGGCGACGTCTCTCTGCCGGGCCTGGCAGAAGCATTAAAGGGCGCGCTTGCACTCCATGCCGATTACCCCGCAAACAAATCCTCACTGACTGGTAAGACCGGACCAGCTCCATTGTTCGCAAGCCCGGAGAAGTTCCCTTCGCTGAAGGATCGATTCACCGATTCGCTGAACTACAAGGGCGATGTGGTAAAGAGCTGCATTCACTGTCACCAGATTGGTGATGCCATTCGCGATCATTACCGAGCAACCGGCGAACCGATCCCCGAATCAGTCCTGTTTCCTTATCCACATCCCAAGTCGATTGGTCTGATCCTGAATCCCGAAGTCAAGTCCGAAGTCAAATCTGTTGAGCCTTCGTCACTGGCAGAGGCCGCTGGATTTCAGGCAAACGACGACATTGTTTCGCTGAATAATCAGCCCATACTTTCCATTGCCGATGTTCAATGGGTTCTGCATTCGGTTCCACCAGAAGGTGGTATGGTTTCAGCAACCGTGAATCGCGGTGGAAAACCAGTGAATCTCACGCTCAGCCTGCCACAACACTGGCGCCGAATGGGAGATATTTCCTGGCGAGTCAGTTCGTGGGGACTGCGTCGGATGGCAACAGGGGGCATGAGGCTGGCCACGGTTGAAAGCACCGAACGCAGTCGTCTGAATCTGGCGAATGGCAAGATGGCATTGAAAGTGACGCACGTTGGACAATACGGGGCTCACGCAACAGCGAAGAAGGCGGGCTTCCGTGTCGACGACGTCATCATTCAGGTCGATCAACGCGACGACCTGCTCACCGAAACGGACCTCATGCTCTATGGCTGCACCGAAAAGAAAGCAGGCGAATCTGTCCGTGTAACAATTCTGCGAAACGGACAAAAAAAGACACTCCAGCTTCCAATGCAGGGGTAA